A stretch of Fusarium poae strain DAOMC 252244 chromosome 2, whole genome shotgun sequence DNA encodes these proteins:
- a CDS encoding hypothetical protein (BUSCO:9485at5125) encodes MKQRFSSLDVKIIAHELQERLVTLRLSNVYDLSSKILLLKFAKPDNKKQLIIDTGFRCHLTKFARTTAAAPSIFVARLRKFLKTRRLTAVRQVGTDRVLEFEFSDGQYRMFLEFFASGNIILTDADLNILALARTVSEGEGQEPQRVGLQYSLENRQNYGGIPPLTKERVQNALKAAVEKAAANATSLKKQKGKPGGDLRKSLAVSITELPPVLVDHWLHTNNFDTTVKPDEVLANETLLDELVKSLQEARKIVEELTSSEICTGYIFAKRREKPEGNEGNEEAKTKRDNLLYDDFHPFIPYKLTNDSAIEVLEFKGYNETVDEFFSSLEGQRLESKLTEREAAAKRKLEAAKNEQNKRIEGLQEAQTLNFRKAAAIEANVERVQEAMDAVNGLLNQGMDWVDVGKLVEREKKRHNPVAEIINLPLNLAENLITLELAEEEFEPEEDDPYETDDDNSALGDDEGTSAAKGKQTNKALNVEINLGLSPWSNAREYFDQRKTAAVKEEKTQQQASRALKNAEQKITEDLKKGLKQEKALLQPIRKQMWFEKFTWFISSDGYLVIGGKDAQQNETIYKKYLRKGDIYCHADLHGASSVIIKNKPKTPDAPIPPATLSQAGSLAVCSSNAWDSKAGMPAWWVNADQVSKSAPTGEFLQAGSFMVRGKKNFLPPAQLLLGLGLAFRISEESKAKHFKHRLNDVDSAIGDEGSGAPQSAGMMGDADESGAGHSDVPSDYESEDEKHDEESRDNPLQAFEKGEGHDDEVEEAEEGVSELRISDEATNKASNQAAEVDEKEEEDCRTEEYGADDGDEPAKSKKETASKPSETGSQNNMPNSSRKHPKRGQRSKAKKIAAKYKHQDDEDRAAAESLIGATIGQKKAEAEAKAKADREAELAAAKERRRAQHQRQQKETAEHEEIRRVMMEEGVEMLDEDEASQMTVLDAIVGTPLPDDEILEIIPVCAPWNALGRYKYKAKLQPGATKKGKAVKEVLERWKAVSTKKGVVDENARDKDRMWPREVELIKALKPEETFNVVPVGKVRVMMAGGNSGSGGSGGKKGAGGKGKRGGRGSKK; translated from the exons ATGAAGCAAAGATTCTCTTCGTTGGATGTGAAA ATCATTGCACATGAGCTCCAGGAGCGCCTGGTGACTCTTCGACTCTCCAATGTATACGACCTTTCTTCCAAAATTCTTCTCCTCAAGTTTGCGAAACCCGACAATAAGAAGCAGCTTATTATCGATACCGGATTCCGTTGTCATCTGACAAAGTTCGCACGCACAACCGCTGCGGCCCCTTCCATATTCGTTGCGCGCCTCCGGAAGTTTCTCAAGACCAGACGGTTGACGGCAGTCAGACAAGTAGGCACCGATAGAGTACTTGAGTTTGAGTTCAGCGATGGCCAATATCGCATGTTCTTAGAGTTCTTTGCT AGTGGTAACATCATCCTCACAGATGCCGATTTGAACATCCTTGCCCTTGCGAGAACCGTATCCGAAGGCGAAGGGCAGGAGCCGCAGAGAGTTGGACTGCAATACTCTCTTGAGAACAGGCAGAACTATGGCGGAATTCCTCCCTTGACCAAAGAAAGAGTGCAAAATGCCCTCAAGGCGGCTGTGGAAAAGGCGGCTGCCAATGCGACGTCAttgaagaagcaaaaggGCAAACCCGGCGGTGATCTGAGAAAGAGTCTGGCTGTGTCTATCACAGAGTTGCCTCCCGTACTTGTGGATCACTGGCTGCATACAAACAACTTCGATACCACAGTTAAGCCTGACGAAGTCCTAGCTAACGAGACTCTTTTGGATGAGTTGGTCAAGTCACTACAGGAAGCTCGTAAAATCGTTGAAGAGCTCACGAGCTCAGAAATATGCACTGGCTATATATTTGCTAAACGCCGAGAGAAGCCAGAAGGCAATGAAGGAAACGAAGAGGCAAAGACAAAGCGCGATAACCTACTATACGACGACTTTCACCCTTTTATCCCATACAAATTGACAAATGATTCCGCGATTGAGGTTCTCGAGTTCAAAGGCTACAACGAAACCGTTGATGAGTTCTTCTCGTCTTTGGAAGGTCAAAGACTCGAGTCCAAGCTGACTGAGCGCGAGGCAGCCGCAAAACGAAAATTGGAAGCCGCGAAGAATGAACAAAACAAACGGATTGAGGGGCTCCAAGAAGCACAAACTCTCAACTTCCGCAAAGCTGCCGCCATCGAAGCGAATGTCGAACGTGTCCAGGAAGCTATGGATGCCGTTAATGGGCTACTCAATCAAGGAATGGACTGGGTGGATGTTGGAAAGCTGGTTGAACGCGAGAAGAAGCGCCATAATCCCGTTGCCGAGATTATCAATCTACCTCTGAACCTTGCCGAGAATCTTATCACCCTTGAGCTGGCAGAAGAAGAGTTTGAACCGGAAGAAGATGACCCTTATGAgaccgacgacgacaacaGCGCACTAGGCGACGATGAAGGCACATCAGCTGCCAAAGGAAAGCAGACTAACAAGGCGCTTAATGTAGAGATCAATCTTGGCCTCAGCCCCTGGAGCAATGCACGAGAGTATTTCGATCAGAGAAAGACGGCGGCTgtcaaggaagaaaaaaCTCAGCAACAAGCATCCAGGGCGCTGAAAAATGCGGAGCAAAAGATCACCGAAGATCTTAAAAAGGGGTTGAAACAAGAGAAGGCTCTGCTCCAGCCTATTCGTAAGCAGATGTGGTTCGAGAAGTTCACTTGGTTCATCTCATCCGACGGTTATCTTGTAATCGGAGGCAAAGATGCTCAGCAGAACGAAACCATATACAAGAAATATCTTCGAAAAGGCGATATTTACTGCCATGCTGATCTGCATGGAGCATCTAgtgtcatcatcaagaacaaACCCAAAACTCCGGATGCACCAATACCTCCCGCAACGCTTTCCCAAGCGGGATCACTCGCCGTGTGCTCATCAAATGCTTGGGATTCTAAAGCTGGTATGCCTGCATGGTGGGTTAACGCTGATCAAGTCTCCAAATCTGCTCCAACAGGAGAATTTCTGCAAGCCGGAAGCTTTATGGTTCGTGGAAAGAAGAACTTTTTGCCTCCAGCCCAGCTTCTCCTTGGACTGGGCCTTGCTTTTAGAATCAGCGAAGAGAGCAAAGCTAAGCATTTCAAGCACCGCTTGAACGATGTTGACTCCGCAATCGGCGACGAAGGCTCTGGTGCTCCCCAATCAGCAGGAATGATGGGTGATGCCGACGAGTCCGGTGCAGGACATTCTGACGTACCCTCTGATTATGAATCCGAAGATGAGAAACATGATGAAGAGTCTCGTGATAATCCTCTTCAGGCGTTTGAGAAGGGCGAAGGCCATGATGACGAAGTTGAAGAGGCCGAGGAAGGTGTTTCGGAGCTTAGGATCTCGGATGAAGCAACCAACAAGGCTTCGAACCAAGCAGCTGAGGTTgacgagaaagaagaagaggattgTCGGACCGAGGAATACGGAGCTGATGACGGCGATGAACCCGCTAAATCGAAGAAGGAGACTGCCAGCAAGCCTTCAGAAACAGGCTCGCAAAACAATATGCCAAACTCCTCTAGAAAGCACCCCAAGCGAGGTCAACGGAGCAAAGCTAAAAAGATTGCTGCAAAGTATAAGCACCAAGACGATGAGGACCGAGCCGCTGCCGAATCTTTGATTGGAGCCACCATTGGACAAAAgaaggctgaggctgaggcAAAGGCTAAAGCAGATCGCGAGGCAGAGCTCGCGGCAGCTAAAGAGCGACGTCGTGCACAGCACCAGCGGCAACAAAAGGAAACAGCTGAACATGAGGAGATTCGACGTGTCATGATGGAGGAAGGTGTTGAGATGcttgatgaagacgaggccAGCCAAATGACAGTGCTCGATGCTATTGTTGGCACACCTCTTCCCGATGACGAAATCCTTGAGATCATCCCAGTTTGCGCTCCATGGAACGCCCTCGGACGCTACAAGTACAAAGCCAAGCTGCAACCTGGTGCGACCAAGAAGGGTAAAGCAGTCAAGGAGGTTCTCGAGCGTTGGAAGGCGGTTTCTACTAAGAAGGGCGTTGTGGATGAAAATGCTCGGGATAAAGACCGAATGTGGCCGCGCGAGGTTGAGCTGATCAAGGCACTTAAACCTGAAGAGACTTTCAACGTGGTGCCTGTTGGCAAGGTGAGGGTCATGATGGCTGGCGGAAACAGTGGAAGTGGCGGCAGTGGTGGTAAAAAAGGTGCTGGTGGGAAGGGAAAAAGGGGAGGCAGAGGGTCTAAGAAATAA
- a CDS encoding hypothetical protein (BUSCO:29375at5125), translated as MTDRYRYPSSGRAATFSNHARTSLPSSIGYTSLYAGDMHVMPTSTRQQQQPVPTTTTPRGYVTTTSTTPTPNTTTRTYAVTQDPRSHRPTTRDVTRTQRSSTLDSTSRPPVIVMTTQKDRANGTSSHSSNARPGSPMRDEYRSSDGQFYTQPASSIRSRSTARPYADQSGSDSYGRSSRDRSNSLVRDDPYRNNRHSGIYQSNPRQSSSNVDYGDDGYQYTNAGELVRYDLDQSAPTRTRRRESLDRGYYRPNINYNADQRTFNVDTSPDLSRNYITTSTSSPSNSRQYDNRGGPPPSTRGFDKIRGYESPRDYAPMPSKTPEPVSAKQDVPLVATTETTRRPRPVSLYQEGPPRSSHHDDYYRSREDERKMREFREQPELERSYEHERSHETPYFHDDRVTSRGFGIRTDLADEHDDRRERRQEPKKRSDEDLPRETEYERDDRRRSWLDSKEPRRDRRESKKGSDDDEKERTRFRDKVATGLGIAATAVGLVPAIKDDDKREKEFSRRKGSDDERERERDRDRRRESMKGERPRNLERDRSRQRDQSRQRDQDRGSRDTSRRPGDSRKNGEAIASSSDSDEGKRSTRRRRDSNAFNPNDTSDLRQLKDQLAALSTTDKEKEKESPVVAETTSRSSSPSRDSKTVVESRSSKEHRSSPDSKPSSPPGEEVRGRELQQTSLDDKQVRVVSPPRDKKDEKPLKGILKQPKVSFPEEPNPVREGVAPHKEDKKAREAPAGAKWTKISRKVVNPEALTIGKERFEVRDDFVIVLRVLSKEEIQAYASATQVLRERRRRDEDGGETDRDRDRDDDERKRHHRHRRHREDDSSDYEDKDRDRDRRRRHRDEEEHDTKARDSDHHHHHRSHRDREPVLEA; from the exons ATGACGGACCGTTATCGCTACCCGTCCTCTGGACGAGCGGCTACGTTCTCGAACCATGCGAGGACTTCATTGCCGTCAAGCATTGGTTATACTTCTCTGTACGCTGGCGATATGCACGTCATGCCGACTTCTACccgtcaacaacaacaacctgTCCCAACAACGACAACACCACGAGGATATGTTACAACTACTTCTACAACGCCGACTCCCAACACTACGACTCGCACGTACGCCGTTACCCAGGATCCTCGATCACACAGACCAACTACTAGAGATGTTACTCGAACGCAGAGGTCCTCCACTCTCGATTCCACGAGTCGGCCACCGGTTATTGTAATGACCACCCAGAAGGACCGTGCTAACGGTACCAGTTCTCATTCTTCCAACGCCCGTCCCGGCAGTCCCATGCGGGACGAGTATCGGTCGAGCGATGGGCAGTTCTACACACAGCCTGCCTCATCTATACGTTCACGCAGCACAGCCCGCCCATATGCCGACCAGTCAGGTAGTGACAGCTATGGTCGCAGTAGCAGGGACCGCAGCAACAGTTTGGTGCGCGACGATCCGTACCGCAACAACCGTCACTCTGGTATTTACCAGAGCAACCCACGCCAAAGCTCCAGCAACGTCGATTATGGAGACGATGGGTACCAGTACACCAATGCTGGCGAACTGGTTCGCTATGACCTTGACCAATCGGCCCCGACAAGAACTCGAAGACGTGAGAGTCTTGACCGCGGATACTACCGCCCCAACATTAATTACAACGCGGACCAGCGAACGTTCAACGTCGATACAAGTCCCGACTTGAGTCGCAATTATATAACTACAAGCACAAGCAGCCCCTCGAACAGCCGGCAATACGATAACCGAGGAGGCCCTCCACCCAGTACTCGTGGCTTCGATAAGATTAGAGGGTATGAAAGTCCACGAGATTATGCTCCGATGCCTTCCAAGACACCGGAGCCTGTATCGGCAAAACAAGATGTCCCTCTCGTCGCTACTACCGAGACGACGAGACGACCTCGGCCAGTGTCTTTGTACCAGGAAGGACCACCCCGTTCTTCGCACCATGATGACTACTACCGTAGCCGAGAAGACGAGAGGAAAATGAGAGAGTTTCGTGAACAGCCCGAACTCGAGCGTTCTTACGAACATGAGCGCTCACACGAGACTCCGTATTTTCATGATGACCGAGTCACTTCTCGAGGGTTTGGTATTCGAACTGATCTGGCTGATGAACACGATGATCGTCGTGAACGCCGACAAGAGCCCAAGAAACGCTCAGATGAAGATCTGCCGCGTGAGACTGAGTATGAGCGTGATGATCGTCGCCGAAGTTGGCTTGATTCGAAAGAGCCCCGCCGTGACAGACGTGAGAGTAAGAAGGGGagcgacgatgatgaaaaggAGCGTACTCGATTCCGTGATAAGGTGGCCACTGGCCTGGGCATCGCTGCGACTGCCGTGGGACTTGTTCCTGCAATCAAAGACGACGACAAGCGTGAAAAAGAGTTCAGCAGACGGAAGGGCTCTGACGACGAACGTGAGCGTGAAAGAGACCGTGACAGGCGGCGAGAATCAATGAAGGGCGAACGGCCTCGCAACCTGGAGCGCGATCGATCGCGGCAGCGAGATCAATCACGGCAACGAGACCAGGACCGTGGCTCCAGAGACACAAGCCGCCGACCTGGAGACTCTCGTAAGAATGGAGAGGCAATAGCCTCGTCTTCTGACTCGGATGAAGGCAAGAGATCAACTCGAAGACGTCGTGATTCAAATGCTTTCAACCCTAACGATACTTCTGATTTGAGACAACTTAAGGATCAACTTGCAGCCTTGAGCACTACCGacaaggagaaagaaaaggaatcCCCTGTCGTTGCTGAAACCACCTCACGCTCCTCGTCACCCTCGAGAGACTCCAAAACCGTGGTCGAGTCTCGGTCGTCCAAAGAACACCGTTCCTCACCCGACTCAAAACCTTCCAGTCCTCCTGGAGAGGAAGTTCGTGGTCGTGAGTTACAGCAGACGTCTTTAGACGACAAACAAGTCCGTGTAGTGTCACCTCCTCGCGACAAGAAAGACGAGAAACCTCTCAAGGGTATCTTGAAACAGCCCAAAGTCAGCTTCCCAGAGGAGCCAAACCCTGTCCGCGAGGGTGTTGCACCTCATAAAGAAGACAAGAAGGCCAGAGAAGCACCTGCAGGTGCAAAATGGACTAAAATCAGCCGCAAGGTTGTGAACCCCGAGGCTCTGACTATTGGGAAGGAGAGATTCGAGGTCAGAGATGACTTCGTTATTGTGCTTCGAGTGCTTAGCAAGGAAGAAATTCAAGCGTATGCCTCGGCAACACAGGTTCTACGGG AGAGACGACGCCGCGATGAAGATGGTGGTGAAACTGACCGAGATCGTGATAGAGATGACGATGAGAGAAAAAGGCACCATCGCCATCGCCGCCATCGCGAAGATGACTCGTCGGATTATGAAGACAAGGACCGCGATCGTGACAGGCGCAGGCGTCACCGAGATGAGGAAGAGCACGATACTAAAGCAAGAGATTCtgaccatcatcaccaccaccgcaGTCACCGGGACCGCGAGCCTGTTCTGGAAGCTTAA
- a CDS encoding hypothetical protein (BUSCO:30767at5125) yields the protein MSQSNFFHCVGSPAFKPDEAIEDIDRQKEAVDYLLKNDLHNASRVLFQLPEPDSYTYHAITSVKLAQVQSVVNLGGTNGLHAWYRNDDGSPRDPPPQTDVEAYASIFRPSTATGAVLKNLGTNAKKGSTRSEVAANLERKRYLHPGLVTKLTIPKCKKPPSTNPYLDFWMWSCHSLEWCGPCPASERVATSHHVLPIFMHHFGCATPTHESLSILKILADGRPIADIGSGNGYWAFMLRRYGLTVHAVDNMQSEWRVNWVNDTVISDGVKWLRKNANGKEMVLLLVYPVVGGGIGGGTEGGFTRNLVAAFEGDTIAVVGTQNRNGYTGFKGITMDEFMESEHKDWTMVTKVALPSFPGKDEALYVFQRGERVPSQ from the exons AAGCTGTCGATTATTTGCTGAAGAACGATCTGCACAACGCAAGTCGAGTACTATTCCAGCTTCCTGAACCAGATTCCTACACATATCATGCCATAACAAGTGTAAAACTAGCACAAGTACAATCTGTTGTGAATCTCGGAGGTACCAATGGCCTGCACGCTTGGTATCGTAACGATGATGGCTCACCA AGAGATCCGCCTCCTCAGACTGACGTTGAAGCATATGCCTCTATTTTCAGGCCATCAACGGCAACTGGTGCGGTCCTCAAGAACCTGGGAACCAATGCTAAAAAAGGCTCAACGAGAAGTGAGGTCGCAGCCAATCTAGAGAGAAAGCGATATCTACACCCGGGGCTTGTGACGAAACTCACCATCCCCAAGTGCAAAAAGCCGCCCAGCACAAACCCATATCTCGATTTTTGGATGTGGTCATGTCACTCACTGGAGTGGTGCGGTCCTTGCCCAGCATCAGAACGTGTTGCAACAAGCCATCACGTACTGCCCATCTTCATGCACCATTTTGGTTGTGCAACGCCAACTCACGAAAGCCTGTCTATTCTCAAGATCCTGGCTGACGGGCGCCCTATTGCGGATATAGGGTCAGGAAATGGATACTGGGCTTTCATGCTCCGTCGTTACGGCCTGACTGTACACGCGGTGGACAATATGCAGAGTGAATGGCGAGTCAACTGGGTTAATGACACAGTCATTTCTGATGGTGTTAAGTGGTTGCGCAAGAACGCCAATGGAAAAGAAATGGTTCTCTTACTCGTGTACCCTGTCGTTGGCGGCGGTATAGGTGGTGGCACTGAAGGAGGTTTTACGAGAAATCTCGTCGCTGCGTTTGAGGGCGACACTATCGCGGTTGTGGGTACGCAGAACCGGAATGGTTACACAGGGTTCAAGGGAATAACTATGGATGAGTTCATGGAGAGTGAGCATAAGGATTGGACCATGGTCACCAAGGTTGCTTTGCCTTCGTTTCCTGGAAAGGACGAGGCGCTATATGTGTTTCAACGGGGTGAAAGAGTGCCATCACAATAG
- a CDS encoding hypothetical protein (MEROPS:MER0000727~BUSCO:16783at5125), with protein MGAQSSKPTLHEKAVLDRLLSLQIQDDEEFVEISSDPEKALMGSLVRDAQGLSVHVLQSWQASILKDPKNKLALIALSSTNPRQVLTSLATEIADQQVFNVKIPFEGDPITNQRSSGRCWLFASTNVFRVALMKRYNLESFELSQQYLFYWDKLEKSNWFLEQVIDTAGEDLEGRLVQNLLGDIVSDGGQWDMVYNLVEKYGLVPQTLYPDTWNAQSSGILNNVIKTKLREFALKLRGLINSQNGVSSTTLSSAKDKMMREISLIMTLLLGPPPSPEDAFTWQYNDKNGKAHEVKSTPKEFAKNIYSSEFRITSTTIDSMISLVHDPRHEPLNLLSVSRLGNIVGGRGVSYVNVDIDTLKKVCIKMLKAGIPIFFGSDVGKFSDSKSGIMDLNLFNYELGFNTTLLGMSKAQRLATKESQMTHAMVLTAVHLDEETGEPVRWRVQNSWGTAAGDKGWFVMSDAWLDEFVYQAVVDPRFCSKEVKDVLKKEAIVLPPWDPMGALA; from the exons ATGGGCGCTCAGTCATCAAAGCCGACACTTCATGAGAAGGCAGTTCTTGATCGTCTTCTTAGTCTCCAGATTCAGGATGACGAGGAGTTCGTCGAGATTAGTAGCGATCCTGAGAAGGCTCTCATGGGGTCACTGGTCCGAGACGCACAAGGTCTCTCAGTCCATGTACTTCAATCATGGCAGGCTTCTATTCTCAAGGACCCCAAGAACAA ACTCGCTCTTATAGCGCTGAGCTCAACCAACCCAAGACAGGTTCTCACTTCACTGGCGACCGAAATTGCGGACCAGCAGGTATTCAATGTTAAGATTCCGTTTGAAGGAGATCCTATCACAAATCAACGCTCAAGTGGTCGCTGCTGGCTCTTTGCTTCGACAAACGTCTTCCGCGTGGCCCTCATGAAGCGATATAACCTCGAGAGTTTCGAGCTGTCGCAGCAGTATCTTTTCTACTGGGATAAACTTGAAAAGTCCAACTGGTTTCTCGAGCAAGTCATCGATACTGCTGGAGAAGACCTCGAAGGTCGACTTGTCCAGAACTTGCTGGGCGATATAGTCTCAGACGGTGGCCAGTGGGATATGGTGTACAACCTTGTCGAAAAGTACGGCCTGGTGCCTCAGACTCTGTACCCAGATACTTGGAATGCCCAAAGCTCTGGCATTTTGAACAATGTCATCAAGACTAAGCTTCGCGAGTTCGCCCTTAAACTACGAGGATTAATCAACTCCCAAAACGGTGTTTCCTCCACCACACTTTCCTCGGCCAAGGACAAGATGATGCGTGAGATTTCTCTCATCATGACTCTTCTCCTCGGACCACCACCGAGTCCCGAGGATGCTTTCACTTGGCAGTACAACGACAAGAATGGCAAGGCCCATGAAGTCAAGTCAACCCCTAAAGAGTTTGCCAAGAACATATACAGCTCTGAGTTCCGTATTACATCTACCACAATCGACAGTATGATCTCACTCGTACACGATCCTCGTCACGAGCCACTCAACTTGCTCTCAGTATCACGACTGGGAAACATTGTTGGTGGACGCGGTGTGAGCTATGTCAACGTTGATATCGATACTCTCAAGAAAGTTTGCATCAAGATGCTAAAAGCCGGCATTCCTATCTTCTTTGGCAGCGACGTTGGCAAGTTCAGTGATTCTAAGTCCGGTATTATGGACCTCAATCTTTTCAATTACGAGTTGGGTTTCAACACTACTTTACTCGGGATGAGTAAGGCACAGCGATTGGCGACAAAAGAGAGCCAGATGACACATGCTATGGTGTTAACGGCAGTTCACCTCGATGAGGAGACAGGCGAACCTGTCCGCTGGAGGGTACAAAACAGCTGGGGCACTGCTGCTGGTGACAAGGGCTGGTTTGTTATGAGCGATGCCTGGCTTGATGAGTTTGTTTATCAGGCTGTTGTCGATCCCCGATTCTGCAGTAAAGAGGTGAAGGATGTCCTCAAAAAGGAGGCCATCGTCCTTCCTCCCTGGGACCCCATGGGTGCGCTGGCTTAA
- a CDS encoding hypothetical protein (BUSCO:21409at5125) — translation MSSLRPDDRSRKDRSRSRSRDHRSKSDAERPSYSDYREPSYIYPEDDLNDRTRPGAPQASGALPYPDEGGIYPTIPGNLEQYSYDSYQPTYRTASPPKDSPYRSSHDRVDSNLPGAFPDDSRREKDKDPYTYNAEPRAKDEQDRFSFLPQKYMRKLTGSPGDNKERDNRSRKDKLDDDLAYGQPGVPPRPKAETDDLAYGKATGLPSTASQVMTTYNPPPTSEDDYYAQQQNPYGYTHRDPANPSVDQYGSRRSREDVRYNEIYGSNANVVTAEPRSRDDEKHRERRRDRSSDPRGSSDLLNIDSGSRKREKSRDRSRRREKSRERSRSHRREKSGDTLTVDSHHRHRSRSRDGRHSRKDKSPQPPTERMSGLSINTGLTVGGLAVGGLAGASLANAPPSPMLESYYGTYQDCSPMPSPLLLAAKSSEDNRALEALSPLGSDNEEDSRRRRRARFHDPEDITTQLAQALKGSRKPDTEPLIEILPSLTHDQVMKLRADYKALVKTGSERKGVNIAKHIRARLKDEDPLLMKACYSVALGIWESEAYWANFWYQGDKTRRELLIESLMGRTNAEIRYIKDAFTDKKYDNSLTKCMKEELKEDKFKKAVLLVLEERRMEEYDHHGRLMPIDYALVDQDVADLRRSIKSEKGGETAMINIIVLRSDSHLRAILQEYERQYRANFARDALKKSGNLVGELLAHILNGVINRPVRDALLIHHATSASRKDGLRRELLISRLVRYHWDPHHMRAVKQAYRERYGRGMRDAVRDATSGEWGEFCGELCIARMPDDVRKFDKISYSTR, via the exons ATGTCTTCTCTCCGACCTGATGATAGGTCCCGAAAGGATCGATCCCGGTCGCGCTCTCGTGATCATAGATCTAAGAGCGATGCTGAACGCCCATCCTACAGCGACTATCGCGAACCGAGCTACATATACCCAGAAGATGATTTGAATGACCGCACAAGACCGGGCGCGCCACAAGCAAGCGGCGCTCTGCCCTACCCCGATGAGGGCGGCATCTATCCTACAATCCCTGGAAATCTAGAGCAATACAGCTACGACTCTTATCAGCCCACTTACCGAACAGCCTCTCCGCCGAAGGACTCGCCATACAGATCTTCGCACGACAGGGTTGACAGTAACTTGCCAGGAGCATTCCCTGATGACAGCCGTCGCGAGAAAGATAAAGACCCATACACTTACAATGCAGAGCCCCGTGCCAAGGATGAGCAAGACAGATTCAGCTTTCTGCCACAGAAGTACATGCGCAAGCTTACTGGATCTCCTGGCGACAACAAAGAAAGGGACAATCGAAGCCGTAAAGATAAGCTAGACGATGACCTGGCCTATGGACAGCCAGGAGTCCCTCCGCGCCCCAAAGCTGAGACTGACGACTTAGCTTATGGCAAGGCCACAGGACTCCCCTCAACCGCCAGCCAGGTTATGACTACATACAACCCCCCTCCAACGTCTGAGGATGACTATTATGCTCAGCAGCAAAACCCCTACGGATATACTCATCGCGATCCCGCAAATCCATCTGTTGATCAGTATGGATCGCGCAGGTCCAGGGAAGATGTGCGCTACAATGAGATTTATGGCTCCAATGCCAATGTCGTGACTGCTGAGCCTAGAAGCCGTGATGACGAGAAACATCGCGAACGCCGTAGAGACAGATCTTCTGATCCTCGGGGCAGTTCAGACCTTCTAAATATTGACTCTGGGAGCCGAAAACGCGAAAAGTCACGGGACAGGTCTCGCCGACGTGAAAAGTCTCGGGAAAGATCTCGATCCCACAGGAGAGAAAAGTCGGGAGATACTCTGACTGTGGACAGCCATCACAGACACAGATCACGATCCAGGGATGGACGCCATAGTCGGAAGGACAAGTCTCCTCAGCCTCCAACTGAGAGGATGTCAGGCCTGAGCATCAACACCGGACTGACAGTCGGCGGCCTCGCCGTCGGTGGCTTGGCCGGCGCATCACTCGCAAATGCCCCACCATCGCCCATGCTCGAGTCCTACTATGGCACTTACCAGGACTGCTCTCCTATGCCATCTCCTCTGCTGCTTGCTGCTAAGTCGAGCGAGGATAATCGAGCTCTTGAGGCGCTCTCTCCGCTAGGGTCTGATAATGAAGAGGATAGTAGACGTCGCCGACGCGCCCGCTTCCACGACCCTGAGGACATCACAACCCAGCTAGCCCAGGCCCTCAAGGGGAGCCGTAAACCTGACACTGAGCCGCTCATCGAGATTCTACCAAGCTTGACACACGATCAAGTTATGAAGCTACGCGCTGATTACAAAGCGCTCGTCAAAACAGGATCCGAGCGCAAGGGCGTCAACATTGCCAAGCATATCCGTGCTCGTCTCAAAGATGAAGACCCTCTCCTGATGAAGGCCTGCTACTCCGTTGCCCTGGGTATATGGGAGAGCGAAGCATACTGGGCCAACTTTTGGTACCAGGGGGACAAGACTCGTCGAGAACTGCTCATTGAATCCCTCATGGGTCGCACCAATGCCGAAATACGTTATATCAAGGACGCTTTCACAGACAAAAAGTACGACAACAGCCTCACCAAATGCATGAAGGAAGAGCTCAAGGAGGACAAGTTTAAGAAAGCCGTCCTTCTAGTTCTTGAGGAGCGTCGCATGGAAGAGTATGATCATCACGGCCGCCTAATGCCAATCGACTACGCTCTGGTTGACCAGGACGTCGCTGATCTCCGCCGCTCCATAAAATCGGAAAAGGGTGGTGAGACAGCAATGATCAACATTATCGTACTTCGTAGCGACTCTCATCTTCGCGCAATTCTTCAGGAGTACGAGCGTCAGTACCGTGCCAACTTTGCGCGCGATGCTCTCAAAAAGAGCGGGAACCTTGTG GGTGAACTCTTGGCGCATATTCTTAACGGTGTCATCAACCGTCCCGTTCGCGACGCCCTGCTCATTCATCACGCCACCTCGGCGTCTCGCAAAGATGGGCTTCGTCGCGAGCTGCTTATTTCACGCCTTGTTCGATACCACTGGGATCCACACCATATGCGGGCTGTCAAGCAAGCTTACCGTGAACGTTACGGTAGAGGCATGAGAGACGCCGTTCGCGACGCGACGAGCGGTGAATGGGGCGAGTTTTGTGGTGAATTGTGTATTGCACGTATGCCTGATGACGTGAGGAAGTTTGACAAGATCAGCTATAGTACGCGATGA